The genomic window CAAGCCGCTACGCCGCCACTTTGTGCCAGCAGAGGAAGACAAAACTGGCAAACGCAACGGCGAGTAACCTTATGAATGCCGTTTGCTCACTTTGACCTGTCAAATGTTAGGCTGAGGACGATGAAATCTCCGGCCTACCGTCTGGACGCGCTTGACGAGCGGATTTTGCAGGAATTGCAGCAGGACTCGCGCCTGAGTATGCGCGAACTCGGGCGGCGCATCGGGCTTTCGGCGCCCGCCGTGACCGAGCGGGTGCGGCGCCTGGAGGAAGCGGGCGTGGTGCTGGGCTACGGCGTGCGCGTGGCCGCCAAACCGCTGGGGCGCGCCATCAGCGCCTTTATCGGCGTGAAGGACTCGGGCCGCAATGACCCGGCGCTCGTCCGCTGGGCCAGGGAGCGCGACGGCGTGCTGGAATGCCACTCGGTGACCGGCGACAACTCCTGCATGCTCAAGGTTGCCGTGGCGGACGTGGCCGAACTGGAAGTGCTGCTCGGAGAACTGATTGACCTGGGCTTTACCTGCGACACGTCCATCGTGCTCAGCACGCCTCTGGAAGGGAAGCTGCTGCTGCCTCCGCAGGAAGATTGACGGCAAAGAGCGGCGGGCCGAGAGTTCGTCCTCTCCGCCCGCTGCTGCTGCTCTCCGGTGTTTAGCGGCGTCCGCCAAACATCCCAATAAGGTCGTTCAGCGCGTTGCCGTCACCGTCGCGGTCCAGCGTGCGGTTGAGGGTGCCGAGCAGGTCGCCCTGACCGCCCATTTGAGCTTGGCCCATCTGTGCCTGACCCATCTGGGGCTGCTGCGCTGCGTTGCCCGCCGGAAAGCCGGGGAACATCTGGCCGCCGCCCATGCCGGTGTTCTGGTTCTGAGACTGCGGCATCTGTGCTTGCGCCTGACCCCCGCCGAGCATCCCGCCCAGCACACTGCCGAGGCCGCCCGCCGCGCCGCCACCGAGCAGCCCGCCGAGGATGGAGCCGAGGCCCCCGCCCAGACCGCCGCCCATGCCACCAGGAAGGCTCATGCCGCCGCCCGACTGTCCGCCCATGTTGCCGCCCATCTGCCCACCCTGGGCACGGGAGCGGTTGCTGAGGTAGCTCAGAATCAGGGGCGCGACCATCATCAGAATCTGCATCGCCATCTGGGGGTCAATGCCCGCCCGCTGGCCGATGGCGTTGGCCGCCGCCTGCTGCTGCCCGCCGAACACGTGGCCCAGGATTTTCTGGCCCTCGTTCATGTCGGGTGTCTGCCCCTGCTGAAAGCCGAGCATGGCGCTGTCGTCGTGCTGGCCGACCGCCGACGCGAGCGCGTCCAGGCCGCCGGGCTGGGTCGCGTTGCGGGTCATCGCGCCGAGCAGCAGCGGCACAGCCGCTTCCAGCGCCGCTTCGGTCTGCTGGGGGGTGGTGCCGAGTTGGTTGCCGACCGTCTGCTGTGCCTGACCCATGCCGCCGAGCATGTTGAAAATGTCCATCATGGTGGGTGTCCTCCTGAGATGAAGTGAAATCGGCTCAGCGTAGGGTGAGGGCGTGAAGGTGGGGGCAGAGCCGGGTTGCGCGTTCGTTTAGGCGGTGGGGTGCCCCCTGCCGACTGCCGCTAGAAACCGCCGTGCCTCCCCTGGCGAACGCAGGCGCACCAGGCGCAAGTGAGGAAATTCGGCGGCGAGGGCGGGAGTCTCCTGCCTTCTCCGCCAGTGGGTTTTCCAGAACCAGCGTAAGGGGCCTTCGGGGTCTAGAAGCGCCCCGCGCCATGTTTCGCGGTTGCCGTTCCAGAGTTCCTGCTGCGTCAGCACTCGCCATAGAGTTCGGCGGACGAGACGCGAATACACCAACCACGCAGGAAAATCCAGCCAGATGAGCGTGTCCGCCCGCGCCCAGCCGAGGTCGCGGGCCTTGCCATAGTTCCCGTCCATGACCCAAGCGGGCTGGGACGTGAAGGTATCCACCCGGGCGCGGAAGCGGCCCAGCGGGGCCATCTGCCAGTTCGCTTCGTGGTTCCAGGCGTCCTGCTCGCCGTGGGGCAGGCCGAGCCGCTGCGCCAGTGCACGGGCAAACGTCGTTTTGCCGCTGCCGGTGGTTCCGATGACGATGATGCGGAGCATGGGCAGAGTTCAGCACGGACGCCCCCCGCGCCCATGAGCCATCTGGCCGATGCGCCCGCGCTCCGGCCCTGCCTATCCTTCACGTTCCACAGTTCGGCACAACTGGGGTGGAGGTGGCTTTGAATGATTTTTTGAGTATTCCGGCGGTCAATGCCGGTCTGTATCTCGCGCTCGCCCGGCTGGGGTTCCGGCGGCAGTTCGCGTACCTGCAAGCGGCGCTGTGGGGGTTGGTCACGAATCTGTTTTTCGGGCTGCTGCGGATTTCTATTTTGCTGGCGCTGTTTGATGGGCGGCCCCAGGTGGCGGGGCTGACGGGCGGCGACGCGGTGACGTATGTCGCGCTGACGCAGACGTTTATCGCGTCGTTTTCGCTGTTCGGGTGGTCGGAGTTCATGCGGACCATTCACCGGGGCGAGGTGGCGACCGACCTGCTGCGTCCGCTGGACCTGCTGGCGTCCTGGGCGGCGCAGGATGCGGGCCGGGCGGCGGGACAGTTCGTGCTGCGCGGGCTGCCGATGCTGGTGCTCTTTGCGCTGCTGTGGGGGGCGCGGATGCCCGCTTTGCCGCCTGAGACGCTATTGAGCGTGGTGCCCGCGTGGGCGTGCGGCTTCGCCTACCGCTTTCTGGTCAACTGCGCCGCCTTCTGGTCGCCGGACGCGGTGGGCATCGGGCGCTTCGCCTGGGTGCTGCTGGGGCTGGGCTGCGGGTTTCTGATGCCGCTGCGCCTGTTTCCCGACTGGCTGCGGGCGGCGCTGGCGTGGACGCCGTTTCCTTCCATGCTCAACACCACCGTGGAGCTGTGGCTGGGCCTGAAAACCGGCGCGGCGGCGTGGGGAGCACTCGGCGTGCAGATGGGCTGGACCGTGGCTTTGCTGGGGCTGTGCGCCTGGGTGCTCCGGCGGGGCCTCGGGCGGCTGGAGGTGGCCGGTGGGTAGGGCGTCAATGGGTGATGGACGAAGGTTGATGGAAGGGGGAGCCAGAGCTGATGCGTGACCCCCATCATCCATCACCCCTCTACCATCTCCGGCTCTACTTCCTGCTGCTGCGCGCGCAGGCCCGGTCGCAGCAGGTCTACCGCCTGTCCTTTGCGCTGGACGCGCTGGCCGCCGCGCTTATCACGTTTACCGAGTTCATGGCGTTTGTGCTGGTGCTGCCCCGCTTTGGGGGCCTGGGCGGGTGGACACTGCCCGAGGTGTCGCTGCTCTACGGCCTTGCAGAACTGAGTTTCGTGGTGATGGACATGCTGTTTGGCGGCTTTGACGCGCCCAACATGAGCCAGCAGGTCCGCAGCGGCAGTTTTTCCACCTTCCTGCTGCGGCCCTTGCCGTTGCCGCTGCAAGTCTTCGGGTCGGACTTCGCGCTGCGGCGGGTTACGCGGGTGCTGCTGGCGGTGGGCATCGTGGCGTATGCCGTGTCGGGGCTGGACATCTCGTGGACGCCCGCTGATATTGCTCTGCTTGTGGGCAGCGTGCTCGGCATGACTGCCTTTTTCGGTGGCCTGTTCGTCATCGGCGGCACGCTGACCTTCTGGACAGTGGAGAGCGTGGAGGCGATGAACGTGCTCACCTACGGGGGCCGTTCGCTGATTTCGTACCCGATGGACATTTACGGGACGTTCCTGCGTAAGACCTTCACCTACGTTATCCCCGCCGCCTTTCTCTCGTATTTTCCCGTGCTGCATGTGCTGGGCCGCCCGTTGCCCGACGGCTTGCCTGAGTGGGCGGCTTTCCTTCCCTTGCCTGCCGGAGTGCTGGTGCTGACACTTGCCTTCGCCTTCTGGCGGGTGGGGGTGCGGCGGTACGTGGGCACGGGGAGTTGATGGTGCTCGTCTTTTCTCCATCCACCATCAGGCCGTCAGGCCGAACCTCTCCACCATCTCCCCTCCGAAGGAGCCACCCATGATTGAAGTGCGCCACCTGTGCAAGTCGTTCGCCCGCAAACCCGCCGTGCAGGACATTTCGTTTTCCATTCCGGCGGGCGAAATCGTGGGGTATCTGGGGCCGAACGGAGCGGGCAAATCCACCACCATCAAGGTGCTGACCGGGCTGCTGGTGCCCGACTCCGGCGAGGTGCGGGTGGGCGGTTTGGTGCCGTGGAAACAGCGGCGGCAGCATGTGGCGCGGCTGGGCGCGGTGTTCGGGCAGCGCACGACGCTGTGGTGGGACCTGCCGGTGCGCGAGTCGCTGGAGTTGCTGCGGCATGTGTACCGCGTGCCCGCTGCCCGTTTTGCCGAGAACCTCGCCGGCTTTACCGAGCTGCTGGAGCTGGGGCCGTTTCTGAACACCCCGGCGCGGGCGCTCTCGTTGGGGCAGCGGATGCGGGCCGACCTCGCGGCGGCGCTGCTACACGACCCCGAACTGCTGTTTCTGGACGAACCGACGGTGGGGCTGGACGTGGTGGCAAAGGAGCGCATCCGCGAATTTGTCAAAGCGGTCAATGCCGAGCGCGGCGTCACCGTGCTGCTCACCACCCACGACCTCGGCGACGTGGAGCGGCTCGCGCGCCGGGTGATGATGATTGACACCGGGCGGCTGCTGTTCGACGGCCCGCTCGCAGAGTTGCAGGCCCGCTACGGCGGCGAGCGGGAACTGTGGGTGGAATTTGAAAAAGCCCCCGCGCAGCCCGCCCTGCCCGGCCTCACGCTGCTGGGGCAAGACGGCCCGCGCGTGCGCTACGGCTTTTCCGGGGCCGCCGCCGCGCCCATCGCGCAGGTGACGGCGCTGGCCCCGGTGCGCGACCTCGCCGTCAAGGAGCCGGAGGTGGAAGCGACCATCCGGCGGATTTACGAGGGGAACCTGCTGGGGAGCAGAAGCGTAAGGGAGGGATGACCGCACCTGAAGATTCCCGCTCACGCCTTGCGCCGCAGCCGTTCACACTTCCACTGTGGCTGAGCGTGCCGCTGCTGCTCGGACTGCTGATGTATGGCGCGGACACGGCCCTGCACGCCGTCGCGTGGCCGGGACAGCTCGGAGGCGTGCTGGGGGCAGTGCTGGCGCTGTGCGGCGTCGTTTTCACCTGGCGCCGCCGGGCGCCTTCCGCGCCAGGAGCGTTTTTCGGTGCCTACGTGCTGATGAAGGCGTGGGCGCGGCTGGACCCTGCCGCCGCCAACGGCACGCTGGCGGGCAGGTCTCTCATCTGGCCGGTGCTGTTGTCGCTGCTGGTGGGGTGCTGGCTGGTGTTCTCCGACAAAGTTTTCTCTGATGGGAAGTCGCACCCTGCCTGACCGCTTCGGCTTGCAAGTGGAACCCGAGATTCAGGAGGCCTGGCGGCGGACCTTCGATACAGTTCGCTCGCTGTCGTGACCTTCAGCGAGTTTGTCTTGCCACTCATGCTGGTGGGGTGGCTGGCGCGGCGCAGGCAACCGCGAGACTTCCTTTCACCTCACCGTTAGACCGGCTGCCTACCTTCCGCGCAGGAGGCCTGCTTATGACCAAGACCCTGCTGTCCGCCCTCGCCGCCCTGCTCCTGTCCACTGCCGCTTTCGCTCAGACGGCCCCGACCCCAGTCCATGCTGCACCGACCCAGACCGCATCTTCCCAGACGGCCCCGACGACTTCGACCCACACCCCGAAGGCCCGCACAGCTACGCCCCGGACCACCGCGCCGCTGCCCACGGCCCCGGTAAACGTCAACACTGCCACCGCCGCGCAGCTCATGACCCTGCCGGGCGTGAGCAACAAGATTGCCGCCGAGATCATCAAGGACCGGCCCTATAAGAACGCCGCCGAGCTGGTCAAAAAGGTCAAAGGCATCGGCAAGAACAACGTCAAGCCGATGACGCCTTACCTCGCCTTCTGAAGATTGCAGCCACCGTCTAAAGAGAACGCCGGGGGAGACCCGGCGTTGTTGCTGGTTGGAACCCGCGCGCTGCTCGGCGCATATTCGGGGCATGACTCGCCCTGACCGCTTTGGCCTGGAAGGTGCGCCTGAAATCCGAAAGGCGCGGCGCCGGCCCTTTGGACGTGGCCCCTTCGCCACGGTTCTGCTGGCCCTCCTCGCGCTGAGCGGCGTTGCAGGACTGTTGGCGGCGAAAAGCTGGTACGGAGACCTTGGGGGCGTCGTCGCCCTGCTGTGCGCCGTGCTGGGGCTGGTGCAGCAGCGGCGCGGCGGGCTGAGCGACAACGGCGCGCTGTGGTGGTACGTGACCGGCTTTTTCACCCTGACGCTCTGGCAACGGCTCGACCGCCTGCCGCAGCCACCCCTGACGGGCACGCTGGTCTGGACTGTGCTGATGAGCATCGGCCTGCCCGCACTGCTGCTGTGGTGGCTGCGGCGGCGTTAGCCCCTCAGCGAATCGCCGGCAGCTCGTCCTGCGGATGCTCGGGTACGGCAGGCGGCGTCACCGGCACCCCGGCGTCTTGCCCGGCCCAGGCCATGAAGGCGCCCAGGCCCCGGCGAAAGAGCGGCGGGCGCTTCTCGCGTTTGCCAAGTTTCTTGGGCTTGCCGGTCTTTTCGTTGATCTCAGTGGGCAGCTCGGGCACCAGCGCCCAGTTCACGTTCATCGGCTGAAAGCCCTTGGGGTTGGCCGAAGCGAGGTAACGCACCAGCCCGCCCAGCATGGACTCGGCGGGAGGGGTCAGCGGTTCCAGACCCAGGGCGAGGCGCGCCGCGTTCGTTCCGGCCAGCCAGCCGGTCGCGCTCGATTCGAGGTAGCCCTCGGTGCCGGCCAGCACGCCCGCCACCAGTTTCTGCGGGTCGGCGCGCAGTTGCAGCGTACTGTCCAGCACTTCCGGCGCGTTGAGGTAGGTGTTGCGGTGCATCACGCCGTATCGCACGATGTCGGCGTTGTGCAGGCCGGGAATCAGTTGCACGACGGCCTTCTGGTCACCCCACTTCAGCCCGGTCTGAAAGCCCACCAGCGACCACATGCGGCCCTCGGCGTCTTCCTGGCGCAGCTGCGCCACCGCGTAAGGCCAGCGCCCGGTCTTGGGGTCGTCCAGCCCTTTGGGGGACATCGGCCCGAAGCGTGGGGTGTCCACGCCCCGGCGGGCGATTTCTTCGATGGGCATGCAGCCTTCGAAAAATTCCAGCTTTTCCCAGTCGTGCGGCGTGTGGCTGCGCGCGGTTTCGAGCGCCTCGAAGAAGGCCAGATATTCTTCCTTGGTAAACGGGCAGTTGATGTAATCGGCGCTCTGGTCGTAGCGCCCGGCCCGCCACGCGATGTCCATGTCGATGGAATCCACGTCAATGACGGGCGCGGCAGCGTCGTAGAAGCTCAGGCGCTCGGAGCCGGTCAGCCGCCTCAGGTCGCTCGCCAGCGCGTCGGCGGTCAGCGGCCCGGAGGCAATGACGCAGATGCCGTCGGGCACGGTTTCTACCTCACCCTCCACGACTTCAATCAAGGGGTGGTTTTTCACCTGCTCGGTCACGTGGGCACTGAAGGCGTCGCGATCCACCGCCAGCGCGTTGCCCGCTGGCACCCGGCTCGCGTCGGCGGAGGTCACGATGGCCGCGCCCACCGAGCGCATCTCGGCTTGCAGCAGGCCCTTGCTCTGCATCTCGCCTTCGCCGCCGAGACTGGTCGAGCAGACGAGTTCGGCAAAGTTGGCGGTGCGGTGCGCGGGGGTCATCTTCTGCGGGCGCATCTCGAAGAGCCGCACGCGCACGCCGAGCTTGGCGGCGGCCAGCGCGGCTTCGGACCCGGCGAGGCCCGCGCCGACGACGGTGATGGTGGGAGAAGACATGAGGTTGATGGTAAAGGGTTGATGGGAGATGGATAGCGAGGCTAAGGCCAAAGTTGCTCTCCCTATCCACCATCAACGGCCCACCATTACCTCTCCGGCGTGCCGCCCAGTGCGCTTTTGACCCGCGACAGCCCCTCGTACAGCAGCGTCCGCAGGGCAAAGAGGCGGTCACTCGGCGTCTGCAACGACTGGTCGTAGCGGCTCTCGAAGGTCGGCACGCTGACCACCGGCACGCCATACCCGGCAAACAGGGCGGCGGCGCGGCGCGAGTGGCTGGGCGAAGTGACGAGCAGCACCCGCCGCCAGCCGCGCTCACGCGCCAG from Deinococcus radiodurans R1 = ATCC 13939 = DSM 20539 includes these protein-coding regions:
- a CDS encoding Lrp/AsnC family transcriptional regulator encodes the protein MKSPAYRLDALDERILQELQQDSRLSMRELGRRIGLSAPAVTERVRRLEEAGVVLGYGVRVAAKPLGRAISAFIGVKDSGRNDPALVRWARERDGVLECHSVTGDNSCMLKVAVADVAELEVLLGELIDLGFTCDTSIVLSTPLEGKLLLPPQED
- a CDS encoding DUF937 domain-containing protein; translation: MMDIFNMLGGMGQAQQTVGNQLGTTPQQTEAALEAAVPLLLGAMTRNATQPGGLDALASAVGQHDDSAMLGFQQGQTPDMNEGQKILGHVFGGQQQAAANAIGQRAGIDPQMAMQILMMVAPLILSYLSNRSRAQGGQMGGNMGGQSGGGMSLPGGMGGGLGGGLGSILGGLLGGGAAGGLGSVLGGMLGGGQAQAQMPQSQNQNTGMGGGQMFPGFPAGNAAQQPQMGQAQMGQAQMGGQGDLLGTLNRTLDRDGDGNALNDLIGMFGGRR
- a CDS encoding ABC transporter permease; the protein is MALNDFLSIPAVNAGLYLALARLGFRRQFAYLQAALWGLVTNLFFGLLRISILLALFDGRPQVAGLTGGDAVTYVALTQTFIASFSLFGWSEFMRTIHRGEVATDLLRPLDLLASWAAQDAGRAAGQFVLRGLPMLVLFALLWGARMPALPPETLLSVVPAWACGFAYRFLVNCAAFWSPDAVGIGRFAWVLLGLGCGFLMPLRLFPDWLRAALAWTPFPSMLNTTVELWLGLKTGAAAWGALGVQMGWTVALLGLCAWVLRRGLGRLEVAGG
- a CDS encoding ABC transporter permease, producing MRDPHHPSPLYHLRLYFLLLRAQARSQQVYRLSFALDALAAALITFTEFMAFVLVLPRFGGLGGWTLPEVSLLYGLAELSFVVMDMLFGGFDAPNMSQQVRSGSFSTFLLRPLPLPLQVFGSDFALRRVTRVLLAVGIVAYAVSGLDISWTPADIALLVGSVLGMTAFFGGLFVIGGTLTFWTVESVEAMNVLTYGGRSLISYPMDIYGTFLRKTFTYVIPAAFLSYFPVLHVLGRPLPDGLPEWAAFLPLPAGVLVLTLAFAFWRVGVRRYVGTGS
- a CDS encoding ABC transporter ATP-binding protein, with the translated sequence MIEVRHLCKSFARKPAVQDISFSIPAGEIVGYLGPNGAGKSTTIKVLTGLLVPDSGEVRVGGLVPWKQRRQHVARLGAVFGQRTTLWWDLPVRESLELLRHVYRVPAARFAENLAGFTELLELGPFLNTPARALSLGQRMRADLAAALLHDPELLFLDEPTVGLDVVAKERIREFVKAVNAERGVTVLLTTHDLGDVERLARRVMMIDTGRLLFDGPLAELQARYGGERELWVEFEKAPAQPALPGLTLLGQDGPRVRYGFSGAAAAPIAQVTALAPVRDLAVKEPEVEATIRRIYEGNLLGSRSVREG
- a CDS encoding ComEA family DNA-binding protein, which encodes MTKTLLSALAALLLSTAAFAQTAPTPVHAAPTQTASSQTAPTTSTHTPKARTATPRTTAPLPTAPVNVNTATAAQLMTLPGVSNKIAAEIIKDRPYKNAAELVKKVKGIGKNNVKPMTPYLAF
- the trmFO gene encoding methylenetetrahydrofolate--tRNA-(uracil(54)-C(5))-methyltransferase (FADH(2)-oxidizing) TrmFO, giving the protein MSSPTITVVGAGLAGSEAALAAAKLGVRVRLFEMRPQKMTPAHRTANFAELVCSTSLGGEGEMQSKGLLQAEMRSVGAAIVTSADASRVPAGNALAVDRDAFSAHVTEQVKNHPLIEVVEGEVETVPDGICVIASGPLTADALASDLRRLTGSERLSFYDAAAPVIDVDSIDMDIAWRAGRYDQSADYINCPFTKEEYLAFFEALETARSHTPHDWEKLEFFEGCMPIEEIARRGVDTPRFGPMSPKGLDDPKTGRWPYAVAQLRQEDAEGRMWSLVGFQTGLKWGDQKAVVQLIPGLHNADIVRYGVMHRNTYLNAPEVLDSTLQLRADPQKLVAGVLAGTEGYLESSATGWLAGTNAARLALGLEPLTPPAESMLGGLVRYLASANPKGFQPMNVNWALVPELPTEINEKTGKPKKLGKREKRPPLFRRGLGAFMAWAGQDAGVPVTPPAVPEHPQDELPAIR